Part of the Bifidobacterium sp. ESL0775 genome is shown below.
CCGGATGGACCACGATATTTCGATTATGGTGGCTGTTTGTGGCCGGAAGGTTTGATTGCTGACCGCATGGCGTATTTCAACGCTGAAGGCATCATTGAAGTATTCACTCGCGGCTTCAGCGACGATGCCGATGTGGCTTATGTCAAGAAGATCAATACTGTGCTGGAACAGGTCGATTTGCCACGCGGCAATCCAACGTCTCCACGTGATGGCGATGAATCCAAGGAGGCGGATGATGCCTGAAATCAAAATGAGCGATGCCGCCTTGAATGAGATGGAGACTTTATTCCGTGATGCAGCTGGTGAAATACCGGTCAAAGCTGATTTGAACACTGGGTCGAGTTCCGCTGCGGGACTCAATGAGTTCAAAGCGCAGATGACGGCGATAGGAAAAGTTTTCACCAGTTACCAGAAATTGCTGGTGGCTGATACTCAGGCTTTACGCAATGCTGCGGAAACGTTGCGTCAGTCCGATGAAACCGCGGCTATTGCTTTTGACGGCGACTGAAGGTACTGATTTTATAGATAGTGGAGGATGCCATGGCTTTCAACGTGCAGGCCCAGGATGTCGATGCGCTATATGAGTCGATAAGAACGTATTGCGACAATGCAAACAATGCTCTTGCCTCTGTATATGATGCAATAGACAATT
Proteins encoded:
- a CDS encoding DUF4176 domain-containing protein codes for the protein MKAVDFLPLGTICSVEGFNGRMMIIARGEAVKFPDGPRYFDYGGCLWPEGLIADRMAYFNAEGIIEVFTRGFSDDADVAYVKKINTVLEQVDLPRGNPTSPRDGDESKEADDA